In Paractinoplanes brasiliensis, the following proteins share a genomic window:
- a CDS encoding amidohydrolase: protein MTTTLTEPEGAQKEWPGPLPGAEPLPGQLDRWLASHGQELVAIRRHIHAHPEPSYHEFETAALVARELAVAGLSPHMLPEGNGVICDIGEGDRVIAFRADLDALPLQDLKTVPYRSTVPNVAHACGHDVHTTVMLGLGLALQQLAEQGELPGRVRLIFQCAEETVPSGAPRLIAAGALKDVAAIYALHCYPQLPAGLVGVRSGPFTAAADTVDVKLTGPGGHTARPHLTADLVYALAKVITDVPALLGRRVDPRAGLSMVWGAVHSGEAFNAIPGEGYARGTVRVLSREAWRTAPELVTQLIKDVVAPTGAHVEVGYHRGVPPVINDRMAAAVIAGAAGAALGPDRVVEAEISMGGEDFSFYLDQVPGAMIRLGTGVPGSDEKHDLHQGDFDVDESSIGYGVRVMVHTALAALATGAF, encoded by the coding sequence GTGACTACGACTCTGACGGAGCCCGAAGGGGCCCAGAAGGAGTGGCCCGGGCCGTTGCCCGGCGCCGAGCCCCTGCCCGGCCAGCTCGACCGCTGGCTCGCCTCCCACGGTCAGGAGCTCGTAGCGATCCGGCGTCACATTCACGCGCACCCCGAGCCGTCCTATCACGAGTTCGAAACGGCGGCCCTGGTCGCCCGCGAGCTCGCCGTGGCCGGTCTGTCGCCGCACATGCTGCCCGAGGGCAACGGTGTGATCTGCGACATCGGCGAGGGCGACCGGGTGATCGCGTTCCGCGCCGACCTCGACGCGCTGCCGCTGCAGGACCTCAAAACCGTGCCGTACAGGTCCACGGTGCCCAACGTCGCGCACGCGTGCGGCCACGACGTGCACACCACCGTGATGCTCGGCCTCGGCCTGGCCCTGCAGCAGCTGGCCGAGCAGGGCGAGCTGCCCGGCCGGGTCCGCCTGATCTTCCAGTGCGCCGAGGAGACGGTCCCCTCCGGAGCGCCGAGGCTGATCGCCGCCGGCGCGCTCAAGGACGTCGCCGCGATCTACGCCCTGCACTGCTACCCGCAGCTGCCCGCGGGCCTGGTCGGGGTGCGTTCGGGCCCGTTCACCGCGGCCGCCGACACGGTCGACGTCAAGCTGACCGGCCCGGGCGGGCACACCGCCCGGCCGCACCTGACCGCCGATCTGGTGTACGCGCTGGCCAAGGTCATCACCGACGTGCCCGCGCTGCTGGGCCGCCGGGTCGACCCGCGGGCCGGGCTGTCGATGGTGTGGGGCGCCGTGCACTCGGGCGAGGCGTTCAACGCGATCCCCGGCGAGGGCTACGCGCGCGGCACCGTCCGGGTGCTGAGCCGTGAGGCCTGGCGCACCGCCCCCGAGCTGGTCACCCAGCTGATCAAGGACGTGGTCGCGCCGACCGGGGCGCACGTCGAGGTGGGCTACCACCGGGGTGTCCCGCCGGTGATCAACGACCGGATGGCCGCCGCCGTCATCGCGGGCGCCGCCGGCGCTGCGCTCGGCCCCGACCGGGTGGTCGAGGCCGAGATCAGCATGGGCGGCGAGGACTTCTCGTTCTATCTCGACCAGGTGCCGGGCGCGATGATCCGGCTGGGCACCGGGGTGCCCGGGTCGGACGAGAAGCACGACCTGCACCAGGGCGACTTCGATGTGGACGAGAGCAGCATCGGTTACGGCGTGCGGGTCATGGTCCACACCGCGCTGGCCGCCCTGGCGACGGGCGCGTTCTAA
- a CDS encoding serine/threonine-protein kinase codes for MTQIPTWSGGNNASTSGRAAPGTLIGGRYTLRAAVGHGGMGTVWRAADTLLRRDVAIKEVILPPGLAPSDRDAMYERTMREARAAAALQHPAVVQVYDVVHENGRPWIVMELLDARSLADMVIEDGPVAPRVVAKIGIALLGALEVAHAHGVLHRDVKPANVLICGDGRCVLTDFGVARMPTDVQLTTPGMVLGSPHFISPERAMGSSFGPPSDLFSLGVTLFTAVEGRPPFDKGDPIETMHAVVEDPPAPAVRAGSLTPVLMGLLEKDPDRRMDVQTARTMLRQQLAGPLASKSPPHMTTDPYSVVPAQRPPAAPAETQPISPATSGQIGGRAMLAPGDSLTDHFNKLQQGNTAAPGAARRRAAQSTPTGLMPAASGDTTNVLPPRDAWNGARAARDPMAGTISGSPAAKRKAMLANAVATAKQTTGKAVDTVKGWPRKQQLIAGGGALGVVILLVLVFSLAGGGGDDATTPTAAPTGQTETKPAAFATQEYSDRGVKVQVPKAWSKKAGGVYVDFVDPDDAKRKVRILVEKASSKATPQSFLGIAENTLKTRSANCPKPYTQVGLTNTTIDGRDGAVLEYTCGTGDQARHGLWGAVISGGKAYSFFLTANETQFAESKPIFDQMIKTYTLQAS; via the coding sequence GTGACTCAGATTCCGACGTGGAGCGGCGGAAACAACGCTTCGACCAGCGGACGCGCAGCCCCGGGCACGCTCATCGGCGGGCGGTACACCTTACGTGCCGCGGTCGGACACGGCGGCATGGGCACGGTCTGGCGTGCGGCCGACACGCTGCTGCGCCGTGACGTGGCCATCAAGGAGGTCATCCTCCCGCCCGGCCTGGCCCCGAGCGACCGCGACGCGATGTACGAGCGGACCATGCGCGAGGCCCGCGCCGCGGCCGCCCTGCAACACCCGGCCGTCGTGCAGGTCTACGACGTCGTGCACGAGAACGGCCGGCCGTGGATCGTGATGGAGCTGCTCGACGCGCGCAGCCTGGCCGACATGGTGATCGAGGACGGGCCGGTCGCGCCCCGGGTCGTCGCCAAGATCGGCATCGCGCTGCTGGGCGCGCTCGAGGTCGCGCACGCGCACGGCGTGCTGCACCGCGACGTCAAGCCGGCCAACGTGCTGATCTGCGGTGACGGCCGCTGCGTGCTGACCGACTTCGGTGTCGCGCGCATGCCCACCGACGTACAGCTGACCACTCCCGGCATGGTGCTCGGCTCGCCCCACTTCATCTCGCCCGAGCGCGCGATGGGCAGCTCGTTCGGTCCGCCGAGCGACCTGTTCTCGCTGGGTGTCACGCTCTTCACCGCGGTCGAGGGCCGGCCCCCGTTCGACAAGGGCGACCCGATCGAGACCATGCACGCCGTGGTGGAGGACCCGCCGGCCCCGGCAGTACGGGCCGGCTCGCTCACCCCGGTGCTGATGGGCCTGCTCGAGAAGGACCCCGACCGCCGGATGGACGTGCAGACCGCGCGCACCATGCTCCGGCAGCAACTCGCCGGCCCGCTGGCCAGCAAGAGCCCGCCGCACATGACGACCGACCCGTACTCGGTGGTTCCCGCGCAGCGTCCGCCGGCGGCGCCCGCCGAGACCCAGCCGATCTCGCCTGCGACCAGCGGGCAGATCGGCGGCCGGGCCATGCTCGCGCCGGGCGACTCGCTCACCGACCACTTCAACAAGCTGCAGCAGGGCAACACGGCCGCGCCGGGCGCCGCTCGCCGTCGCGCCGCCCAGTCCACCCCGACCGGCCTGATGCCGGCCGCCTCGGGTGACACGACCAACGTGCTGCCGCCCCGCGACGCGTGGAACGGCGCCCGCGCGGCCCGTGACCCGATGGCGGGCACGATCAGCGGCAGCCCGGCCGCCAAGCGCAAGGCGATGCTGGCCAACGCCGTGGCCACGGCCAAGCAGACCACCGGCAAGGCGGTCGACACCGTCAAGGGCTGGCCGCGCAAGCAGCAGCTCATCGCCGGGGGCGGCGCGCTGGGCGTCGTGATTCTGCTGGTCCTGGTGTTCTCGCTGGCCGGGGGCGGTGGCGACGACGCTACGACGCCGACCGCGGCCCCGACCGGCCAGACCGAGACCAAGCCGGCCGCGTTCGCCACCCAGGAATACAGCGACCGCGGCGTCAAGGTGCAGGTCCCCAAGGCGTGGAGCAAGAAGGCGGGTGGCGTCTACGTCGACTTCGTCGACCCGGACGACGCCAAGCGCAAGGTGCGGATCCTGGTCGAGAAGGCCTCGTCCAAGGCCACCCCGCAGAGCTTCCTGGGCATCGCCGAGAACACGCTCAAGACGCGCTCGGCGAACTGCCCCAAGCCGTACACGCAGGTGGGCCTGACCAACACCACGATCGACGGCCGGGACGGCGCGGTGCTCGAATACACCTGCGGCACCGGCGACCAGG